The following are encoded in a window of Massilia sp. R2A-15 genomic DNA:
- a CDS encoding PIN domain-containing protein: MTKKLLLVDYENIQKIDLSLLDESYSAIIFVGARQNPPKAASKAATAHRFQRVDFQKIEGTGKNALDFQIAFHLGRTVEKSPATEFIVLSADKGFDPLLTYINKAGFTCRRIERIEDLRTAAFSLSTNDVVCERCHRSSTIPHHGGQWCTNCGRFASPPDPLKLPSNTETPDLFPRQRRFGPLTIQPSSSQTKNLSLGRQRNHDAPPIRKGMACGWCSYFGDMSGGIYDDGEWMCSDCTAKYSK; this comes from the coding sequence ATGACCAAAAAGCTGCTGCTTGTCGACTACGAAAATATTCAAAAAATAGACCTGTCGCTCTTGGACGAGAGTTACAGCGCCATTATCTTTGTGGGCGCCAGGCAAAATCCACCGAAGGCTGCGTCTAAGGCCGCAACTGCGCACCGATTTCAGCGTGTTGATTTTCAGAAGATTGAGGGTACGGGAAAGAACGCCCTCGACTTTCAAATCGCTTTCCACTTGGGGCGAACCGTCGAGAAGTCCCCTGCGACTGAATTCATTGTGCTCTCCGCGGATAAGGGTTTCGACCCACTGCTCACATACATAAATAAGGCCGGCTTTACTTGCCGCCGCATCGAGCGGATCGAAGACTTGCGCACTGCTGCTTTTTCGCTTTCCACTAACGATGTGGTGTGCGAGCGGTGCCACAGATCGAGCACGATTCCGCATCACGGGGGGCAATGGTGTACGAACTGCGGTCGCTTCGCCAGCCCGCCCGATCCGTTAAAACTTCCATCGAATACGGAGACACCGGACTTGTTTCCGCGGCAGCGCCGGTTTGGACCACTCACGATTCAACCAAGCTCCAGCCAAACGAAAAATCTGAGTCTGGGGCGACAGCGGAATCACGATGCCCCACCTATTCGTAAGGGGATGGCCTGTGGATGGTGTTCATACTTCGGTGATATGAGCGGCGGCATCTATGACGATGGTGAATGGATGTGCAGCGATTGCACTGCAAAATACTCGAAGTAA
- a CDS encoding DEAD/DEAH box helicase family protein has translation MIKSEAQTRSELIDQQLAVAGWNVKDLTQVIEEFDILTTLPEGVSEPRTPYEGHQFSDYVLLGKDRKPLAVIEAKKTSRDAAIGREQAKQYCYNIKKQLGSELPFCFYTNGHELYFWDLENAPPRKVMGFPTREDLERFAYIRRNRKPLTQEFINTSIAGRDYQIRAIRSVLEGVEQKKRDFLLVMATGTGKTRTCIAMVDALMRAGYAERVLFLVDRIALREQALVAFKEHMPNEPRWPNVGEKLIAKDRRIYVATYPTMLNIIRDRVQLLSPHFFDFIVVDESHRSIYNTFGEVLDYFKAITLGLTATPTNIIDHNTFQLFHCEDGIPTFGYTYEEAVNNVPPYLCTFQVMKIQTKFQMEGISKRTISLEDQKKLILQGKEIEDINFEGTQLEKQVVNKGTNTLIVREFMEEAIKDANGVLPGKTIFFCATKAHARRMEEIFDKLYPQYHGELAKVLVSDDPRVYGKGGLLDQFTNNDMPRIAISVDMLDTGIDVREIVNLVFAKPVYSYTKFWQMVGRGTRLLETNKPKPWCIEKDVFLILDCWDNFEYFKLNPKGKQLKPQLPLPVRLVSLRLDKIEKANDSGQTDIASREITKLRMQIAALPEDSVVIKEAAAALARLADENFWLSLSHDRLEFLRGEIKPLFRTVSEADFKAMRLERDLLEYSLAVLNEDKEQTEILKAAIVEQISKLPLSVDFVKREEALIRAAQTSHYWAKADEDAYDDIIVRLGPLMKFREQSSAQEQTHLDVADEVHKKEWVEFGPQHEAVSITRYREMVEALIVELTEHNPVLQKIKNGRVVTAMEASELAELLHDEHPHITEDLLRQVYKNRKARLIQFIRHILGIEVLQSFPDEVGAAFDQFIRVHTTLSSRQMEFLNLLKNFIIEREKVDKKDLINAPFTVIHPQGIRGVFSPADINEILQLTERLAA, from the coding sequence ATGATTAAATCTGAAGCACAAACGCGGTCAGAGCTGATCGATCAGCAACTTGCTGTGGCGGGTTGGAATGTCAAAGATCTCACGCAAGTCATTGAGGAGTTTGATATTCTGACAACGCTGCCTGAGGGTGTCTCGGAACCGCGCACTCCCTATGAGGGGCACCAGTTCAGCGATTATGTCTTGCTTGGCAAAGATCGTAAGCCGCTAGCGGTGATTGAAGCCAAAAAGACCAGTCGTGACGCCGCAATTGGCCGTGAGCAGGCAAAGCAGTATTGCTACAACATCAAGAAGCAACTCGGAAGTGAGCTGCCATTCTGCTTCTATACTAACGGCCATGAGTTGTATTTTTGGGATTTGGAAAATGCCCCGCCGCGTAAGGTGATGGGGTTTCCTACCCGCGAAGATCTGGAGCGCTTCGCCTATATCCGCCGCAATCGAAAGCCGCTAACTCAGGAGTTTATCAACACCTCAATTGCCGGCCGCGACTATCAGATCCGTGCCATTCGCTCAGTGCTTGAAGGAGTTGAGCAGAAAAAGCGTGACTTCTTGCTCGTGATGGCCACCGGCACTGGAAAGACTCGTACCTGCATTGCCATGGTCGATGCGTTGATGCGCGCGGGCTATGCTGAGAGAGTCTTATTTCTGGTCGACCGCATCGCACTGCGCGAACAGGCACTGGTTGCCTTTAAGGAGCACATGCCAAACGAGCCGCGCTGGCCAAATGTCGGTGAGAAGCTGATTGCCAAGGATCGTCGTATATACGTGGCCACCTATCCGACGATGCTCAACATCATCAGGGATAGGGTACAACTGCTGTCTCCACACTTCTTTGATTTCATTGTCGTAGATGAAAGTCACCGCTCGATCTATAACACTTTTGGCGAAGTACTCGACTACTTCAAAGCCATCACGCTGGGCCTGACGGCAACTCCGACCAACATCATCGACCATAACACCTTCCAGCTCTTTCATTGTGAAGACGGCATTCCCACGTTTGGCTACACCTACGAAGAGGCCGTCAATAACGTGCCGCCTTACCTCTGCACCTTTCAGGTCATGAAGATTCAGACCAAATTCCAAATGGAAGGGATTAGCAAGCGCACCATTTCCCTGGAAGACCAGAAAAAGCTAATCCTGCAGGGTAAGGAAATTGAAGACATTAACTTTGAAGGTACCCAGCTCGAAAAGCAGGTGGTCAACAAAGGTACCAATACCCTGATCGTCCGTGAGTTTATGGAAGAAGCTATCAAGGACGCTAATGGTGTGCTCCCAGGCAAGACTATCTTCTTCTGCGCCACCAAGGCGCATGCTCGGCGCATGGAAGAGATATTCGACAAGCTTTACCCGCAATACCACGGCGAACTAGCCAAAGTGCTGGTATCGGACGACCCACGTGTCTACGGCAAGGGCGGCCTACTCGATCAGTTCACTAATAACGACATGCCCCGTATCGCCATCAGCGTGGACATGCTCGACACCGGGATCGACGTGCGTGAAATCGTTAATCTTGTGTTCGCCAAACCGGTCTATTCCTATACCAAATTCTGGCAGATGGTCGGGCGTGGCACGCGTTTGTTGGAAACCAACAAACCGAAGCCCTGGTGCATTGAAAAAGACGTGTTCTTGATTCTCGACTGCTGGGACAACTTCGAATACTTCAAGCTCAACCCTAAAGGAAAACAGCTTAAGCCGCAATTGCCGCTGCCGGTGCGTCTAGTGAGTCTGCGACTCGACAAGATCGAGAAGGCGAACGACAGCGGCCAAACGGATATTGCCAGCCGTGAAATCACCAAGCTCCGCATGCAAATAGCTGCGTTGCCCGAGGACTCGGTGGTAATTAAGGAAGCCGCTGCCGCGCTGGCACGGCTGGCAGACGAAAACTTCTGGCTCAGCCTCAGCCATGATCGGCTGGAGTTCCTGCGCGGCGAAATCAAGCCGCTGTTCCGTACCGTTTCCGAGGCCGACTTTAAGGCCATGCGTTTGGAGCGCGATCTTCTCGAATACTCCTTGGCCGTGCTGAACGAAGACAAGGAACAAACCGAGATTCTCAAGGCGGCCATCGTCGAGCAGATCAGCAAACTACCGCTTTCGGTTGATTTCGTGAAACGGGAAGAGGCTTTGATCCGCGCAGCGCAAACCAGCCACTATTGGGCCAAGGCCGACGAAGATGCCTACGATGATATTATCGTCAGGCTTGGACCGTTGATGAAATTCCGCGAACAAAGCTCCGCCCAGGAGCAAACCCACCTCGACGTAGCAGATGAAGTGCACAAGAAAGAGTGGGTGGAATTCGGCCCCCAGCACGAGGCAGTCAGTATCACCCGCTACCGGGAAATGGTCGAGGCTTTGATTGTCGAGTTGACCGAGCACAACCCGGTGCTGCAGAAGATCAAGAACGGTCGGGTAGTCACCGCGATGGAGGCCAGTGAACTAGCCGAACTGCTACACGACGAGCACCCCCACATCACCGAAGACCTGTTGCGCCAGGTCTACAAAAACCGCAAGGCGCGTTTGATTCAGTTTATCCGCCACATTCTGGGCATTGAGGTGTTGCAGAGCTTTCCCGACGAAGTAGGCGCAGCCTTTGACCAATTCATCCGCGTCCACACCACGCTCAGCAGCCGGCAGATGGAGTTCCTCAACCTGCTAAAGAACTTCATCATCGAGCGCGAAAAGGTAGACAAGAAAGACCTAATCAATGCCCCTTTCACTGTCATCCACCCACAGGGCATCCGTGGCGTTTTCAGCCCGGCCGATATCAACGAAATTCTGCAGCTGACTGAACGGTTGGCTGCCTAA
- a CDS encoding class I SAM-dependent DNA methyltransferase: protein MLQNNPELKSKIDQLWNKFWSGGISNPLTAIEQITYLLFMKRIDELDQKRQADAEWTGEKYASKFEGGWIPPEYRSQQEPEKFAIDKRTLRWSEFKRMQAEEMLQHVQGKVFPFLKDLNGVESNFTHHMKNAVFVIPKPALLVEAAKTIDEIFEIMERDSRENGQAFQDIQGDVYEMLLSEIATAGKNGQFRTPRHIIKLMADLVQPQLGHKIADPACGSGGFLLGAYQYIVTQLAIKAGTTDLKPDEDGFVRTSVAAALTEKAQSILASSLWGYDIDATMVRLGLMNLMMHGIDEPHIDYRDTLSKSYTEESEYDIVMANPPFTGSIDKGDISENLQLGTTKTELLFVENIYRLLKKGGTACVIVPQGVLFGSGSAFKTLRQLLVERCDLKAVITLPSGVFKPYAGVSTAILLFTKVWGPKDKVTQPATEHVWFYEMAADGYSLDDRRSKQEGNGDLQDIIAKYYGRSPATDTDRTAKCFIVPRTEIAEEKNNYDLSLSRYKTELFEEVRYDAPGVILDRLIQAEVGDVDEAELAAIQGGIVRELLELKGMVG, encoded by the coding sequence ATGTTACAGAATAACCCCGAACTCAAAAGCAAGATCGACCAACTCTGGAATAAGTTCTGGAGCGGCGGCATCAGCAATCCGCTCACCGCCATCGAGCAAATCACCTACCTGCTGTTCATGAAACGGATCGATGAACTGGACCAGAAACGCCAAGCCGATGCCGAATGGACTGGTGAGAAATATGCCTCAAAGTTTGAAGGCGGCTGGATTCCACCCGAATACCGTAGCCAGCAAGAGCCGGAAAAGTTCGCGATCGACAAGCGCACGTTGCGCTGGAGCGAATTCAAGCGCATGCAGGCCGAAGAGATGCTACAGCACGTGCAGGGAAAGGTGTTTCCCTTCCTCAAAGACCTGAATGGTGTGGAATCCAACTTCACGCACCACATGAAGAACGCCGTGTTCGTCATTCCCAAGCCGGCCTTGCTGGTAGAGGCAGCGAAAACCATCGACGAAATCTTCGAGATAATGGAGCGCGACTCGCGCGAGAACGGTCAGGCCTTTCAGGACATCCAAGGCGATGTCTATGAAATGCTGTTGTCGGAGATTGCCACCGCCGGTAAGAACGGCCAGTTCCGTACCCCGCGCCACATTATCAAGCTCATGGCCGACCTAGTGCAGCCGCAGCTAGGCCACAAGATCGCCGACCCGGCCTGTGGCTCCGGCGGCTTCCTGCTCGGGGCCTATCAGTACATTGTCACCCAGCTCGCCATCAAGGCCGGTACAACCGACCTCAAACCCGATGAAGATGGCTTTGTGCGCACCTCGGTCGCTGCCGCCCTTACCGAGAAAGCTCAATCCATTCTAGCCAGCTCGCTGTGGGGTTACGACATCGACGCCACCATGGTTCGCCTGGGACTGATGAACCTGATGATGCACGGCATTGACGAACCGCACATCGACTACAGGGACACTCTCAGCAAGAGCTATACGGAGGAATCTGAGTACGACATCGTGATGGCCAACCCGCCCTTCACCGGCAGCATCGACAAGGGCGACATTAGCGAAAACCTGCAGCTAGGCACCACCAAGACCGAGCTACTGTTTGTCGAGAACATCTATCGCCTACTGAAGAAAGGCGGCACCGCCTGCGTGATCGTGCCGCAGGGGGTGCTGTTCGGCTCCGGCAGCGCGTTCAAGACGCTGCGCCAGCTGCTGGTGGAGCGTTGTGACCTCAAGGCCGTCATTACCCTGCCCAGTGGCGTATTCAAACCGTATGCCGGGGTTAGCACTGCCATCCTGCTGTTCACCAAGGTCTGGGGGCCGAAAGACAAGGTGACCCAACCCGCTACCGAACACGTCTGGTTCTATGAGATGGCCGCCGACGGCTATTCGCTGGACGACAGGCGTAGCAAGCAGGAAGGCAATGGCGACCTGCAAGACATCATCGCCAAATACTATGGCCGTAGTCCTGCCACTGACACCGACCGTACGGCGAAATGCTTCATAGTGCCGCGCACTGAGATTGCCGAGGAGAAGAACAACTACGACCTCTCACTCTCCCGTTACAAAACTGAGTTGTTCGAAGAAGTGCGCTACGACGCGCCTGGCGTGATTCTCGATCGACTCATTCAAGCCGAGGTGGGCGATGTGGACGAAGCGGAACTCGCCGCAATACAAGGTGGCATCGTGCGCGAGCTACTGGAATTGAAGGGAATGGTAGGATGA
- a CDS encoding restriction endonuclease subunit S — translation MSWEAKPLREILDQSGRDRAGNQDLPVLSITMRHGLVDQAEKFKKRVASSDTSSYRIAYKNELVVGFPIDEGVIGFQTKYPAGIVSPAYDVWRLKNAGGCHIPYLERYLRSSQARSLYALRMQGAVARRRSLTKADFLALEVPFPSLDHQIRIAHLLGKVEGLISKRKLRLQQLDDLLKSAFLEMFGDPVVNPKRWPNLGLGAALTFMQYGPRFYNESYSAEGTRIVRITDLNENGDLDFLAMPKLTVTEEERKKFLLQPGDLIFARTGATVGKVALIGPNDPPAIAGAYFIVMRFKKTLAPLYVRSVLTSKSVRAIIGERSRQAAQPNFSGPGLRQLPMPIPPMELQQEFAELSDKVANLRAHYQHSLTDLEVLYGALCQQAFKGELDLSRVCMPDTQPEKAKTVILKSFHTHAEQGLAINLPDTDNLLGALENV, via the coding sequence ATGAGCTGGGAAGCCAAACCACTGAGAGAAATCTTGGATCAGTCTGGTCGTGACCGTGCTGGTAATCAAGACTTGCCGGTGCTTTCAATAACAATGAGACACGGATTAGTAGACCAAGCAGAAAAGTTCAAAAAGCGTGTCGCCAGTTCGGATACGTCGAGCTACCGCATTGCATACAAAAATGAGCTAGTTGTTGGCTTTCCAATCGATGAGGGCGTCATCGGATTTCAGACCAAATATCCAGCTGGGATCGTCAGCCCGGCCTATGACGTGTGGAGGCTTAAGAATGCGGGAGGTTGCCACATTCCTTATCTAGAGCGCTATCTGCGGTCGTCCCAAGCAAGAAGTCTTTACGCATTGCGCATGCAGGGCGCTGTCGCGCGCAGACGGAGCCTAACAAAAGCGGACTTTCTCGCGCTAGAAGTTCCGTTCCCCTCTCTGGATCACCAAATCCGCATTGCCCATCTGCTCGGCAAAGTGGAGGGACTAATCTCTAAGCGCAAACTACGCCTTCAACAACTCGATGACCTGCTCAAGAGTGCATTTCTGGAGATGTTTGGTGATCCAGTAGTTAATCCAAAACGATGGCCTAATCTTGGACTTGGGGCGGCTCTAACATTCATGCAGTATGGGCCGCGCTTTTATAACGAATCCTATTCGGCAGAGGGCACCAGAATTGTTCGCATTACCGACCTAAATGAAAATGGTGATCTCGACTTCTTGGCAATGCCAAAACTAACCGTTACTGAGGAAGAGCGAAAAAAATTCTTACTGCAACCAGGAGACCTAATCTTCGCGAGAACCGGGGCGACGGTAGGAAAGGTCGCATTGATCGGGCCTAACGACCCGCCTGCTATCGCGGGCGCGTACTTCATAGTTATGCGGTTCAAGAAGACACTTGCTCCGCTGTACGTGCGATCTGTTCTGACTTCCAAATCTGTGCGCGCGATTATTGGGGAACGATCTCGTCAGGCTGCACAACCAAATTTTAGCGGTCCCGGTCTGCGCCAACTTCCAATGCCAATACCGCCAATGGAATTGCAGCAAGAGTTCGCCGAACTTTCCGACAAGGTAGCAAATCTTAGAGCGCACTATCAACATAGCCTAACTGATCTCGAAGTCCTCTACGGTGCGCTTTGCCAGCAGGCCTTCAAGGGGGAACTGGATCTGTCACGCGTTTGTATGCCGGATACACAACCAGAGAAAGCAAAAACCGTGATATTAAAATCCTTCCATACTCATGCCGAACAAGGCCTAGCCATCAACTTACCTGACACTGACAATTTGCTGGGAGCGCTTGAGAACGTTTAG
- a CDS encoding Abi family protein, whose amino-acid sequence MNQIATHSNIKFHLTVPEQVVLLKSRGMTIADDAVAEATLVRLGYYRLSGYFYPLRKTQPRGKLGRQDEFQVGTSLELVECLYEFDRELRLLVLDAVERIEVAVRSDIAHRLGQRHRLAHEVHSELDSKFCNQVNPRTGQTAYEDWAERLNAVLRRAQKEDFVKHHSAHYGGRMPIWVVTEVWDFGLLSKFFAGMRYKDQSYIARKYGLNEAKYLVSWLRAVNFVRNVSAHHSRLWNRNIIERPGFPPSQPHHYLHHLTGNDQAQTRVYGTLCVIKSMLDRIAPQYGWTPRLIDLCARFPVSDLVDLQAAGFPGDWREMNFWK is encoded by the coding sequence ATGAACCAAATCGCCACTCACTCTAATATTAAGTTTCACCTGACGGTTCCAGAGCAGGTCGTCCTGCTGAAGAGCCGCGGGATGACTATCGCAGATGATGCAGTGGCAGAGGCGACCCTTGTGCGATTAGGGTACTATCGCCTGTCGGGATATTTTTATCCGCTCCGCAAAACACAGCCACGGGGCAAACTTGGGCGGCAGGATGAGTTCCAGGTCGGCACTAGTCTCGAGCTGGTTGAGTGCCTCTACGAGTTTGATCGAGAACTGCGGCTCCTGGTCTTGGATGCGGTAGAACGCATTGAGGTTGCAGTACGATCAGACATTGCGCATCGCCTTGGTCAGCGACATCGCCTCGCACACGAAGTTCATTCCGAACTCGACTCTAAGTTTTGCAACCAGGTCAATCCGCGTACCGGCCAAACTGCCTACGAAGACTGGGCCGAAAGACTCAATGCCGTGCTACGCCGCGCGCAGAAAGAAGACTTCGTTAAACACCATTCGGCGCACTATGGGGGCCGAATGCCCATTTGGGTGGTAACGGAAGTATGGGATTTTGGGCTTCTTTCCAAATTTTTCGCAGGGATGCGATACAAGGACCAGTCGTACATTGCGCGCAAATACGGACTTAATGAAGCGAAATACCTTGTTTCTTGGCTCCGCGCAGTGAACTTCGTGCGAAACGTGAGTGCGCACCATTCCCGCCTTTGGAATCGCAATATTATCGAACGCCCAGGCTTTCCGCCCTCCCAGCCTCATCACTACCTGCATCACCTCACAGGGAACGACCAAGCTCAAACGCGCGTTTACGGGACGCTCTGCGTCATCAAATCAATGCTTGACCGTATTGCCCCACAGTATGGCTGGACGCCCCGGCTGATTGACCTATGCGCTAGGTTTCCAGTTAGCGATCTGGTCGACCTTCAAGCTGCGGGATTTCCGGGCGACTGGCGTGAAATGAATTTTTGGAAGTGA
- a CDS encoding ClpXP protease specificity-enhancing factor, with translation MPDISTKPYMLRAIYEWCTDSGFTPYLAVKVDAATTVPMEYVKKGEIVLNISFGATSGLKMDNDAVRFHARFGGVSREIYVPVQNVLAIYANENGQGMAFEVTTTAAENPAPASADAAAAPAPALAAVPSAAAEKPAAEVSQIPDDPNDPPKKGGRPTLTVIK, from the coding sequence ATGCCTGACATCTCAACCAAACCCTACATGCTGCGCGCCATCTACGAATGGTGTACCGACAGCGGCTTCACGCCCTACCTGGCGGTGAAGGTCGACGCCGCCACGACGGTGCCGATGGAATACGTGAAGAAGGGCGAAATCGTGCTCAACATCAGCTTCGGCGCCACCTCGGGGCTGAAGATGGACAACGACGCGGTGCGCTTCCACGCGCGCTTCGGCGGCGTCTCGCGCGAAATTTACGTGCCGGTGCAAAACGTGCTGGCGATCTATGCGAACGAGAACGGCCAGGGCATGGCGTTCGAAGTGACCACGACGGCGGCCGAGAACCCTGCGCCGGCGTCTGCGGACGCTGCGGCGGCCCCTGCCCCGGCGCTGGCCGCGGTGCCGAGCGCGGCGGCCGAAAAGCCTGCCGCCGAGGTGTCGCAGATTCCCGACGATCCCAACGACCCGCCCAAAAAAGGCGGCCGGCCTACGCTGACCGTTATCAAATAG
- a CDS encoding glutathione S-transferase N-terminal domain-containing protein gives MMVLYSGTTCPFSQRCRLVLFEKGMDFEVRDVDLFNKPEDISTMNPYGQVPILVERELILYESNIINEYIDERFPHPQLMPADPLMRARARLMLFNFEKELFVHVHVLESERAKANDKSHDKARAEIRDRLTTLAPLFLKNKYMLGDEFSMLDVAVAPLLWRLDHYGIELSKTAAPLMKYAERIFSRPAYIEALTPSEKVMRR, from the coding sequence ATGATGGTTCTCTACTCCGGCACCACGTGCCCATTCTCCCAACGCTGCCGCCTGGTCCTGTTCGAAAAGGGCATGGATTTTGAGGTGCGCGACGTCGACCTGTTCAACAAGCCGGAAGACATTTCGACGATGAACCCGTACGGCCAGGTGCCGATCCTGGTCGAGCGCGAGCTGATCCTGTACGAATCGAACATCATCAACGAGTACATCGACGAGCGCTTCCCGCACCCGCAGCTGATGCCGGCCGACCCGCTGATGCGCGCGCGCGCCCGCCTGATGCTGTTCAATTTCGAGAAAGAGCTGTTCGTGCACGTGCACGTGCTCGAGAGCGAGCGCGCCAAGGCCAACGACAAGAGCCACGACAAGGCGCGTGCGGAAATTCGCGATCGCCTGACCACGCTCGCGCCGCTGTTCCTGAAGAACAAGTACATGCTGGGCGACGAATTCTCGATGCTCGACGTGGCTGTTGCGCCGCTGCTGTGGCGCCTCGACCACTACGGCATCGAACTGTCGAAGACGGCCGCGCCGCTGATGAAGTACGCCGAGCGCATCTTCTCGCGTCCGGCCTACATCGAAGCGCTGACCCCGTCCGAAAAGGTCATGCGCCGTTAA
- a CDS encoding cytochrome c1: protein MNFPKKMIALLALLPGLAFANEGGFPLDKAPERASLSSLQNGAKLFVNYCLNCHSASAMRYNRLKDLGLTEDQIKANLLFSGEKVGDMMTTALKPADAKAWFGAVPPDLSVIARAKASGAGTGGDYLYTYLRSFYKDDTRPTGWNNMVLPNVAMPHAMWQLQGVRTVKMVEEKDPHDHTKTVHKFGGYETVAPGVMSATEFDTATADLVGYLEWMAEPAQGTRKRLGVWVLLFLSLFSVLCWRLSASYWKEVK from the coding sequence ATGAATTTTCCGAAGAAGATGATTGCACTCCTGGCGCTGCTGCCAGGCTTGGCCTTCGCCAATGAAGGCGGCTTCCCGCTCGACAAGGCGCCGGAGCGCGCCAGCCTGTCGTCGCTGCAAAACGGCGCCAAGCTGTTCGTCAACTACTGCCTGAACTGCCACTCGGCGTCCGCCATGCGCTACAACCGCCTGAAGGACCTGGGGCTGACCGAAGACCAGATCAAGGCCAACCTGCTGTTCTCGGGCGAAAAAGTGGGCGACATGATGACCACGGCGCTCAAGCCGGCCGACGCCAAGGCCTGGTTCGGCGCGGTGCCGCCGGATTTGTCGGTGATCGCGCGGGCAAAAGCGTCCGGCGCGGGCACCGGCGGCGACTACCTGTATACTTACCTGCGCAGTTTCTACAAGGACGACACCCGTCCGACCGGCTGGAACAACATGGTGTTGCCGAATGTGGCGATGCCGCATGCAATGTGGCAATTGCAAGGCGTGCGCACGGTCAAGATGGTGGAAGAAAAAGACCCGCACGATCACACGAAGACCGTGCACAAGTTCGGTGGCTATGAAACGGTAGCCCCAGGCGTGATGAGCGCCACCGAATTCGACACCGCGACGGCCGACCTGGTTGGCTATCTCGAGTGGATGGCCGAGCCGGCCCAGGGCACGCGCAAGCGCCTGGGCGTCTGGGTGCTGTTGTTCCTGTCGCTGTTCTCCGTGTTGTGCTGGCGCCTGTCTGCGTCTTACTGGAAAGAAGTCAAGTAA
- a CDS encoding cytochrome bc complex cytochrome b subunit encodes MAAFKETKFPANAPASVKALGWIDDRFPLTKLWNDQWGKYYAPKNFNFWYIFGILATLILVLQIVTGIFLTMHYKPDSNLAFGSVEYIMREVPWGWLVRYMHSTGASAFFIVVYLHMTRGLLYGSYRKPRELIWLFGFAIFLALMAEAFFGYLLPWGQMSYWGAQVIVNLFGAIPLIGPDLSLWIRGDYVVSDATLNRFFAFHVIAIPLVILGLVVAHLIALHEVGSNNPDGIEVKETLGPDGHPLDAVPSHPYYTFHDLFGVSVFLVIFSAVIFFAPEMGGYFLEYNNFIPADSLKTPLHIAPTWYFTPFYSVLRATTADFMYVLMAAVAAYVAFIWLKARLSFLTKVVIAVIAILMIIGMLPQILDAKFWGVVLFGSSVVIIAFLPWLDHSPVKSIRYRPDWHKYVYIVFGLSFITLGYLGTQPPSPTGGVVSQVCTLIYFSFFLLMPWWSAMGTFKPVPKRVTFHPH; translated from the coding sequence ATGGCAGCTTTTAAAGAAACCAAATTCCCGGCCAACGCGCCGGCCAGCGTCAAGGCGCTGGGCTGGATCGACGACCGCTTCCCGCTGACCAAGCTGTGGAACGACCAGTGGGGCAAGTACTACGCCCCGAAGAACTTCAACTTCTGGTACATCTTCGGCATCCTGGCCACGCTGATCCTGGTGCTGCAGATCGTCACCGGCATCTTCCTGACCATGCACTACAAGCCGGACTCGAACCTGGCCTTCGGCTCGGTCGAATACATCATGCGCGAGGTGCCGTGGGGCTGGCTGGTGCGCTACATGCACTCGACCGGCGCGTCGGCCTTCTTCATCGTGGTCTACCTGCACATGACGCGCGGCCTGCTGTACGGCTCGTACCGCAAGCCACGCGAACTGATCTGGCTGTTCGGCTTCGCCATCTTCCTGGCGCTGATGGCCGAGGCCTTCTTCGGCTACCTGCTGCCATGGGGCCAGATGTCGTACTGGGGCGCCCAGGTGATCGTCAACCTGTTCGGCGCCATTCCGCTGATCGGGCCTGACCTGTCGCTGTGGATCCGCGGCGACTACGTGGTCTCCGACGCGACCCTGAACCGCTTCTTCGCCTTCCACGTGATCGCCATTCCGCTGGTGATCCTGGGCCTGGTGGTGGCGCACCTGATCGCGCTGCACGAAGTGGGCTCGAACAATCCGGACGGCATCGAAGTGAAGGAAACGCTGGGACCGGACGGCCATCCGCTGGACGCCGTGCCGTCGCATCCTTACTACACCTTCCACGACCTGTTCGGCGTTTCGGTATTCCTGGTGATCTTCTCGGCGGTGATCTTCTTCGCGCCGGAGATGGGCGGCTACTTCCTGGAGTACAACAACTTCATCCCGGCCGACTCGCTCAAGACGCCGCTGCACATCGCGCCGACCTGGTACTTCACGCCGTTCTACTCGGTGCTGCGCGCCACCACGGCCGACTTCATGTACGTGCTGATGGCCGCCGTGGCCGCCTATGTCGCCTTCATCTGGCTCAAGGCGCGCCTGTCGTTCCTGACCAAGGTGGTGATCGCGGTGATCGCCATCCTGATGATCATCGGCATGCTGCCGCAGATCCTCGACGCCAAGTTCTGGGGCGTGGTGCTGTTCGGCTCGTCGGTGGTGATCATCGCCTTCCTGCCGTGGCTGGACCACTCGCCGGTCAAGTCGATCCGCTATCGTCCGGACTGGCACAAGTACGTGTACATCGTGTTCGGCCTGTCGTTCATCACCCTGGGCTACCTCGGTACCCAGCCGCCGAGCCCGACGGGCGGCGTGGTGTCGCAGGTGTGCACGCTGATCTACTTCAGCTTCTTCCTGCTGATGCCTTGGTGGAGCGCGATGGGCACCTTCAAGCCGGTGCCCAAGCGCGTGACGTTCCATCCGCACTAA